The window CGGCAAGGGGCGCACGGCGCCCGCCGTGCTGGCCGCCGGTGTCCGCCTCACCGGTCCCCTCGTGCGCGACGGGCGCGGCGAGCTGGTGGCGGCCGGCTGGGACGAGGCGCTGGAGCGGATCGCGGACGGGCTGCGCCGGACGCGGGCGGAGCACGGCGCGGACGCGGTGGGGGTGTTCGGCGGGGGCGGGCTCACCAACGAGAAGGCCTACTCCCTCGGGAAGTTCGCCCGGGTGGTGCTGGGCACGTCGCAGATCGACTACAACGGACGTTTCTGCATGTCGTCGGCGGCCGCCGCGCACCAGCGGGCCTTCGGCCTCGACCGGGGGCTGCCGTTCCCGCTGGAGGACGTCCCCCGGACCGGCTGCGTGATCCTGGTCGGATCGAACCTCGCCGAGACGATGCCGCCCGCGCTCCGCTACCTGACCGAGCTGCGGGAGAACGGCGGCCGGCTGATCGTCATCGACCCGCGCCGCACCAGGACGGCCGAGCAGGCCGACCTGCACCTGGCCCCGCGGCCCGGCACCGACCTGGCCCTCGCGCTCGGCATGCTGCACCTGGTCGTGGCGGACGGCCGGGTGGACGAGGAGTTCGTCCGCACCAGGACGCGCGGCTGGGACGAGGCGCGGGCGGGCGCGATGGCGCACTGGCCGGAGCTGGTGGAGCGCCTCACCGGGGTGCCCGTGCCGCAGGTGCGCGAGGCCGTGGAGATGTTCTGCGGGGCCGCGAGCGGGATGGTGCTCACCGCGCGGGGGCCCGAGCAGCAGGCGAAGGGCACGGACACCGTCGGGGCGTGGATCAACTTCTGCCTGGCGACCGGCCGGGCGGGCCGTCCGCTGTCCGGGTACGGCTGCCTGACCGGTCAGGGCAACGGCCAGGGCGGCCGTGAGCACGGCCAGAAGGCCGACCAGCTGCCCGGCTACCGCAAGCTCACCGATCCTGCCGCGCGCCGCCATGTCGCCGGGGTCTGGGGCGTCGACCCCGACACGCTGCCGGGGCCCGGGCGCAGCGCCTACGAACTGCTGGACGCGCTGGGGCGGGACGTGCGGTCGCTGCTGGTCATGGGGTCGAACCCGGTGGTGTCCGCGCCGCGCGCGGGGCACGTCGAGGAGCGGCTGAGGTCGCTGGACTTCCTCGCGGTCGCGGACGTGGTGCTCTCCGAGACGGCGGCGCTGGCCGACGTGGTGCTGCCGGTGACCCAGTGGGCCGAGGAGGGCGGGACGACGACCAGCCTGGAGGGCCGCGTGCTGCTGCGGCAGCGGGCGGTCGCTCCGCCCGAGGGGGTGCGCAGCGACCTGGAGGTGCTGAACGGGCTCGCCGGACTGCTGGGGCACGGGAAGGGCTTCCCGACAGAGCCCGAGGAGGTGTTCGACGAGCTGCGGCGTGCCTCGGCGGGCGGGCCGGCCGACTACGCGGGCATCACGTACGCCCGGATCGCGGCGGAGGACGGGGTGTTCTGGCCCTGCCCGGACGAGGCGCACGCCGGGACGCCGAGGCTGTTCCTGGAGCGGTTCGCGACGGCCGACGGGCGCGCCCGGTTCGTCCCGGTCACCCACCGGCCGCCGGCGGAGGAGACGGACGCGGAGTACCCGGTGGTGCTGACCACCGGGCGTGTGGTGTCGCAGTACCAGTCGGGGGCGCAGACCCGCCGGGTGGCGGAGCTGAACGCGGCGGCGCCGGGACCGTTCGTCGAGCTTCATCCGCGGCTGGCCGAGCGGATCGGGGTGGCCGAGGGCGAGAGGGTCGCGGTCACCTCCCGGCGGGGGCGGGCCGTCGCTCCGGCCCGGATCACCGCGTCGATCCGGCAGGACACCGTCTTCATGCCGTTCCACTGGCCAGGCGAGGGCCGGGCGAACTCGCTGACGAACCCGGCGCTCGACCCGGTGTCGCGGATGCCCGAGTTCAAGGTGTGCGCGGTGCGGGTGGAGGCCGCCGGGTGAGCCAGTCGCCGCCGGGCACCACGGTGCCGCCGGTCCGCAGGGAGCGGGCGACGGCGGTGGCGGCGAGGTAGACCCAG is drawn from Streptomyces sp. NBC_00178 and contains these coding sequences:
- a CDS encoding molybdopterin oxidoreductase family protein, with the translated sequence MASTETSTHCPYCALQCGMKLRPATGGGVVEVVERTEFPVNRGALCGKGRTAPAVLAAGVRLTGPLVRDGRGELVAAGWDEALERIADGLRRTRAEHGADAVGVFGGGGLTNEKAYSLGKFARVVLGTSQIDYNGRFCMSSAAAAHQRAFGLDRGLPFPLEDVPRTGCVILVGSNLAETMPPALRYLTELRENGGRLIVIDPRRTRTAEQADLHLAPRPGTDLALALGMLHLVVADGRVDEEFVRTRTRGWDEARAGAMAHWPELVERLTGVPVPQVREAVEMFCGAASGMVLTARGPEQQAKGTDTVGAWINFCLATGRAGRPLSGYGCLTGQGNGQGGREHGQKADQLPGYRKLTDPAARRHVAGVWGVDPDTLPGPGRSAYELLDALGRDVRSLLVMGSNPVVSAPRAGHVEERLRSLDFLAVADVVLSETAALADVVLPVTQWAEEGGTTTSLEGRVLLRQRAVAPPEGVRSDLEVLNGLAGLLGHGKGFPTEPEEVFDELRRASAGGPADYAGITYARIAAEDGVFWPCPDEAHAGTPRLFLERFATADGRARFVPVTHRPPAEETDAEYPVVLTTGRVVSQYQSGAQTRRVAELNAAAPGPFVELHPRLAERIGVAEGERVAVTSRRGRAVAPARITASIRQDTVFMPFHWPGEGRANSLTNPALDPVSRMPEFKVCAVRVEAAG